The region GATCATCGCCCCCACCGACGACAAGGCGCTGGCCGCGCCGTTGCAGCAGGCCAAGAACAACGGCGTCCAGGTCGTGGAGGTCGACACCGCGCTGGAGGACCGCTCCATCGCCGTCGCGTCGCTGTCGTCGGACAACTACGCGGGCGGCAAGCTCGCCGCCCAGACCCTCGCACAGCTCACCGGCGGCAAGCCGGGCGCGGTGCTCGCGCTCAACACCAAGGCGGGCACCTCCACCACCGACGAGCGGGCCAAGGGCTTCGAGGAGGAGATCGCCAAGCACCCGAACCTGCGGCTGCTGCCGACCCAGTACACCGAGAACGAGCCCGCGACGGCGGCGCAGATCGTCTCGGCGACCCTGGCCGCCAACCCCGACCTGGTCGGGGTGTTCGCCACCAACCTCAACACCGGTGAGGGCGCGGGCACCGCGCTGGCCAACGCCGGGCGGTCGGGCCAGGTGCAGCTCGTCGGCTTCGACGCCAGCCCCAAGCAGGTCGAGGACCTGCGCAACGGGCGGGTGCAGGCGCTGATCGCGCAGGACCCGGCGGCCATCGGCCGCGAAGGCGTCGACCGCGCCATCGCGGCGATCAAGGGCCAGCCGGTCGAGCGGGAGACCAGGACCAACATGATCGCCATCACCAAGGACAACATGCAGGCGCAGTCCCAGTACTTCTACAAGTCGGAGTGCTGAGTTCGCCGGACACCTGCGCCCCCGCCGCGGCTAAGCGTGGCGGGGGCGTTCGCCGTCGGTGGGGCGGTTCCCGGTGGCGCGGACCTCAGGGGGCCGGTCGTCGGTGGCGGGCCGATGGTCGATGGCGGCCGGGGGCAGGCAGGCACTGAGGTTCCGCCACCCACACCGCCACGCAAACCACTTCTGAAACATTTCCTGGTAGGAAGGCCGGGTGCTCGTACGCCGCGCCTACATCCCGCGGGCCGACCGGCCCGACTCGTTCGATGTCTGGCCCTACACCGTGCCGTGCGTGGCCGAGCTCGCCGAGCGCGGGCTGGGCTTCGACTCGCCGGTCACCATGCTGGTCGGCGAGAACGGCTCGGGGAAGTCGACGCTGGTCGAGGCGATCGCCGAGGGGTTCAAGCTCGACTCGCACGGCGGCAAGGCAGGGCGCAAGTACGCCAACGACCGGCCTCGAACCCCGTTGGGCGAGGTCCTCAAGCTGGAGACCACCGCGGCGGGCGCGCGGATGCTTTCGGGTCCCCGCAACAGGAAGAAGGGCTTCTTCCTGCGCGCCGAGACGGCGTTCGGGCTGCTGAACAGCGTCAGCGGGCTCCCCGGCTACTGGGACGACGACACCGGCACCATGAGCCACGGCGAGGGCTTCCTGACCGTCTTCTCCGCGATGTTCCGCGAGCGCGGCTTCTACGTCCTCGACGAGCCCGAGGCCGCGCTGAGCTTCACCTCGTGCCTGCAACTGGTCGGCCTCATGCGCGAGCTCGCGCG is a window of Saccharopolyspora erythraea NRRL 2338 DNA encoding:
- a CDS encoding ABC transporter substrate-binding protein, producing the protein MRRHILAVASVLLLAGCGSGQIGDTGGGQTDPNNRNLALLTGMRGEPFYVSMECAAKQQAAAAGYNINAQAPEKFEQAEQSQMLTGIIGTRPGAVIIAPTDDKALAAPLQQAKNNGVQVVEVDTALEDRSIAVASLSSDNYAGGKLAAQTLAQLTGGKPGAVLALNTKAGTSTTDERAKGFEEEIAKHPNLRLLPTQYTENEPATAAQIVSATLAANPDLVGVFATNLNTGEGAGTALANAGRSGQVQLVGFDASPKQVEDLRNGRVQALIAQDPAAIGREGVDRAIAAIKGQPVERETRTNMIAITKDNMQAQSQYFYKSEC
- a CDS encoding AAA family ATPase; this translates as MLVRRAYIPRADRPDSFDVWPYTVPCVAELAERGLGFDSPVTMLVGENGSGKSTLVEAIAEGFKLDSHGGKAGRKYANDRPRTPLGEVLKLETTAAGARMLSGPRNRKKGFFLRAETAFGLLNSVSGLPGYWDDDTGTMSHGEGFLTVFSAMFRERGFYVLDEPEAALSFTSCLQLVGLMRELARSGAQVVCATHSPILAATPGADIVEVGEHGTRRTTWADLDVVDHWRRYLTDPDLYLRHM